One window of Gammaproteobacteria bacterium genomic DNA carries:
- a CDS encoding cytochrome c3 family protein has product MGTTTLDAQIEPIGSVSIACLSCHDGSQAMDALINEPGSGADVWAYSAGRWSGQAASVNGRIGPPAVITNLGKDLTNDHPISVQFAGGGYSVSNPFGPGRDKDFNQANSKIVGSTRVWWVNTGTEGATSDFEKTDMKLYTRTATKGAFVGEQQPYVECASCHDPHVDYNPTFLRIDPAGSAVCLTCHNK; this is encoded by the coding sequence ATGGGCACCACGACGCTGGACGCGCAGATCGAGCCGATCGGCTCGGTATCCATCGCGTGCCTGTCCTGCCACGACGGCAGCCAGGCGATGGACGCGCTGATCAACGAGCCCGGTTCGGGCGCCGACGTGTGGGCCTACAGCGCTGGCCGCTGGAGCGGCCAGGCCGCGAGCGTCAACGGTCGCATCGGCCCGCCGGCGGTGATCACCAACCTCGGCAAGGACCTGACCAACGATCACCCGATCTCGGTACAGTTCGCCGGCGGCGGCTACTCGGTATCCAATCCCTTCGGCCCCGGACGCGACAAGGACTTCAACCAGGCCAACAGCAAGATCGTCGGTTCGACGCGGGTCTGGTGGGTGAATACCGGCACCGAAGGCGCCACCTCGGACTTCGAGAAGACCGACATGAAGCTCTACACCCGCACGGCGACCAAGGGAGCCTTTGTCGGGGAACAGCAGCCGTATGTGGAATGCGCCTCCTGCCACGATCCCCATGTGGACTATAACCCGACGTTCCTGCGCATCGATCCCGCCGGCAGCGCGGTGTGCCTGACCTGTCATAACAAGTAG
- a CDS encoding peptidylprolyl isomerase: MTWRSVAGAVLIAAASAAGADPASEVETAPPAVLATVGGTVITEEEYLAHLQAGIRQRYFHGQVPDEALAALRREVAQSLIDRVLLAQEGRRRGIKPDGEWVDAQLKELDERFGTDTRWQSVRAETLREGRRQLEEDSVIRQFRRQVEAVPAGDSTALREYYRSHPDKFTTPERVRVSMILLKVEPWAPGASWEAAREEAARLVERLRDGADFSDLARLHSADPSAGRGGDLGYVHRGMFSEETQGVIDALTPGGLSAPVRLLQGFAIFRLDERVPPQLNDFAQAEARVRDLLQRERQEAAWEGMLADLRGHAGVEINEAVLNAGD, from the coding sequence ATGACATGGCGTAGTGTTGCGGGCGCGGTCCTGATCGCGGCGGCGTCCGCCGCGGGCGCGGACCCGGCGTCCGAGGTGGAGACGGCGCCTCCCGCCGTGCTCGCGACCGTCGGCGGGACGGTGATAACGGAGGAGGAATATCTGGCCCACCTGCAGGCCGGGATACGCCAGCGTTATTTTCACGGCCAGGTGCCCGACGAGGCACTCGCCGCGTTGCGGCGCGAGGTCGCGCAGTCGCTGATCGACCGTGTCCTGCTGGCGCAGGAGGGCCGCCGCCGCGGCATCAAGCCCGATGGGGAATGGGTCGACGCGCAGCTCAAGGAGCTGGACGAGCGCTTCGGGACCGATACGCGCTGGCAGTCCGTGCGCGCGGAGACACTGCGAGAGGGACGCAGGCAACTGGAGGAGGACAGCGTGATCCGGCAGTTCCGGCGGCAGGTGGAGGCGGTGCCGGCGGGGGATTCCACGGCACTGCGGGAGTACTACCGCTCCCACCCCGACAAGTTCACCACGCCGGAGCGGGTGCGCGTCTCGATGATCCTGCTCAAGGTCGAACCCTGGGCGCCGGGCGCGAGCTGGGAGGCGGCGCGGGAGGAGGCGGCCCGTCTGGTGGAGCGGTTGCGGGACGGGGCGGATTTCTCCGATCTCGCCCGCCTGCATTCGGCCGATCCTTCGGCGGGGCGCGGCGGCGATCTGGGTTATGTGCATCGTGGCATGTTCTCGGAAGAGACGCAGGGCGTGATCGACGCGCTGACGCCCGGCGGCCTGTCCGCTCCGGTACGCTTGTTGCAAGGTTTCGCCATATTTCGTCTCGATGAGCGGGTACCGCCGCAGTTGAACGATTTCGCCCAGGCGGAGGCGCGCGTGCGGGATCTGTTGCAGCGGGAACGGCAGGAAGCCGCATGGGAAGGTATGCTGGCGGACCTGCGCGGACACGCCGGCGTCGAGATCAATGAGGCGGTATTGAATGCGGGGGATTGA
- a CDS encoding cytochrome c, class I produces MNITARFTALALPALLIGTALLASAPALAGGAAAAAPAVSDANIFNRNLKKTADPNPPPWEDGIHDPENEATHALQPPKEAYAGLPTTTFGNHVDWVKALDDGLLRPRWDRVNSNEEPFVMDLDIVRPVKASMPDVVFPHRQHTEWLFCSNCHPAIFVPQKGANQISMSAILLGQKCGVCHGKVSFPITTASCKKCHSKPKPDGWTPPLSDATLKNPWK; encoded by the coding sequence ATGAATATCACCGCAAGATTCACCGCACTGGCGCTGCCGGCTCTCCTGATCGGCACCGCGCTGCTGGCGAGCGCGCCGGCGCTGGCGGGGGGCGCTGCCGCCGCGGCGCCGGCCGTCTCCGACGCCAATATCTTCAACCGTAATCTGAAGAAGACGGCCGATCCGAATCCTCCCCCGTGGGAAGACGGCATCCACGATCCGGAGAACGAGGCGACCCACGCCCTGCAGCCGCCCAAGGAGGCCTATGCGGGCCTGCCCACGACGACCTTCGGCAACCACGTCGACTGGGTCAAGGCGCTGGATGACGGCCTGCTGCGGCCGCGCTGGGACCGCGTAAACTCCAATGAGGAACCCTTCGTGATGGATCTCGACATCGTGCGGCCGGTCAAGGCCTCGATGCCGGACGTGGTGTTCCCGCACCGCCAGCACACTGAATGGCTGTTCTGCTCCAACTGCCACCCGGCCATCTTCGTGCCGCAGAAGGGCGCCAACCAGATCAGCATGTCGGCGATCCTGCTCGGGCAGAAGTGCGGCGTATGCCACGGCAAGGTCTCGTTCCCGATCACCACGGCCTCGTGCAAGAAGTGTCATTCCAAGCCGAAGCCGGATGGATGGACGCCGCCGCTCAGCGACGCCACCCTGAAGAATCCCTGGAAGTGA
- a CDS encoding cytochrome c3 family protein translates to MKMTACTRLWIPFALCAAFLLAPQAAPAQDTASAAFPAGQDAPYWIRGNHFQLTGEVVPIAEDGIHDPSVATAQVLQPPYEAMANFPRDSQGIIDWVKTLETGLIEPRKSLDGTGEMFPVDFDIIFKNTQSMPYVRFPHRQHTEWLTCANCHPLIFIPQKGANPVSMSAIIQGEYCGVCHGKVAFPPTMNCGRCHSVAKEVTLLR, encoded by the coding sequence ATGAAGATGACCGCATGCACACGTCTGTGGATCCCGTTCGCGCTCTGCGCGGCGTTCCTGCTCGCCCCGCAGGCCGCGCCGGCGCAGGACACCGCGTCCGCCGCGTTCCCTGCCGGCCAGGATGCGCCGTACTGGATCCGCGGCAATCATTTCCAGCTCACCGGCGAGGTAGTGCCGATCGCGGAGGACGGCATCCATGACCCGTCCGTGGCGACGGCGCAGGTCCTGCAGCCGCCCTATGAGGCGATGGCCAATTTCCCGCGTGACAGCCAGGGGATCATCGATTGGGTCAAGACGCTGGAGACCGGGCTGATCGAACCGCGCAAGTCGCTCGACGGCACGGGCGAGATGTTCCCGGTCGATTTCGACATCATCTTCAAGAACACGCAGTCGATGCCCTATGTGCGTTTCCCGCATCGCCAGCATACGGAATGGTTGACCTGCGCCAACTGTCATCCGCTGATCTTCATTCCCCAGAAGGGCGCCAACCCGGTTTCGATGTCGGCGATCATCCAGGGGGAATACTGCGGCGTCTGCCACGGCAAGGTGGCATTCCCTCCCACGATGAACTGCGGCCGATGCCATTCCGTAGCGAAAGAAGTCACCTTGCTGCGCTGA
- a CDS encoding 6-bladed beta-propeller — MGRRLLRVFPLIALLAVCAGCASTPAVMRFENTASPQDEVWPPAPDVPRYRLVGQLTGEGNFTRKTEAQGVGRRVLGWLVGLVTGPEVPRVLQRPQSGFTDAQGRVYVTDVSRAAVYVFDAPAGRMRVWEQADQRARFDTPVGIAPGRDGEILVADAELKRIVRLDANGHPLGAFGQGELARPVGLARDAAGGRVFVADAQADTVVIFNDAGERIGAIGRRGEGPGEFNSPTYVSYSGGRLLVADTLNARIQIFDSAGEYLGQFGRRGLYVGDFTRPKGVAADSEGNIYVVESYYDYLLVFSQQGELLLPIGGTGSGNGEFFLPAGVWTDDRNQVYVADAYNGRVMVFQFLGGT, encoded by the coding sequence ATGGGACGCCGGCTCCTGCGCGTATTTCCGCTCATCGCCCTGCTCGCCGTGTGCGCCGGCTGCGCCTCGACGCCTGCGGTCATGCGTTTCGAGAACACCGCGTCTCCACAGGACGAGGTGTGGCCGCCCGCCCCGGATGTGCCGCGTTACCGCCTGGTCGGTCAGCTTACCGGCGAGGGCAATTTCACCCGCAAGACCGAGGCGCAGGGTGTCGGCAGGCGCGTGCTCGGCTGGTTGGTCGGGCTGGTCACCGGCCCCGAGGTTCCACGCGTACTGCAGCGTCCGCAGAGCGGGTTCACCGACGCCCAGGGCCGCGTCTATGTGACCGACGTGAGCCGCGCCGCGGTGTACGTCTTCGACGCGCCGGCGGGCCGCATGCGGGTGTGGGAACAGGCCGACCAGCGCGCCCGCTTCGATACCCCGGTCGGCATCGCCCCGGGGCGTGACGGCGAGATCCTGGTGGCGGACGCAGAACTCAAACGTATCGTCCGCCTCGATGCAAACGGGCATCCGCTCGGCGCCTTCGGCCAGGGCGAGCTCGCGCGGCCGGTGGGACTGGCGCGCGATGCCGCGGGCGGACGCGTCTTCGTGGCCGATGCGCAGGCAGACACGGTGGTGATCTTCAACGACGCCGGCGAGCGCATCGGCGCGATCGGGCGCCGCGGCGAGGGTCCGGGGGAATTCAACTCGCCGACGTACGTCAGCTACTCCGGAGGCCGGCTGCTGGTGGCCGACACGCTCAACGCGCGCATCCAGATCTTCGATTCCGCCGGCGAGTACCTGGGACAGTTCGGTCGCCGCGGACTTTATGTAGGGGATTTCACGCGTCCGAAAGGGGTTGCCGCGGACAGCGAAGGCAACATCTATGTGGTGGAATCGTATTACGATTATCTGCTAGTATTCAGCCAGCAAGGAGAGCTGCTTCTGCCCATCGGAGGGACGGGGAGCGGGAACGGGGAATTCTTTCTGCCTGCCGGCGTCTGGACCGATGACCGCAACCAGGTCTATGTCGCCGATGCATACAACGGCCGCGTCATGGTATTTCAATTCTTGGGTGGGACATGA
- the ccsA gene encoding cytochrome c biogenesis protein CcsA, with protein MNDGTFITELPWLYAGLGAYALATLLSFRALARSGPAGAALTRTHEPFVLSLSTAGVLLLAIALAERWVRIGHGPFVNLFELLISQLFSLGLVYTIVYWRLPLLRPTAVVVFPAIWVLGVWVLLLDPAGAPYPPTYHNKWLWAHVGFGKFFLAFCLVGSGLAGIILLRGVRRLAPLFRHMPADSILDTVAWRFMLLALVFDSLMLIAGAVWAQDAWGRYWAWDALETSAFLNWLLLGASIHARATYRIPMRVTSMLILVIFVFAFLTYFGTPFYSEAAHKGVI; from the coding sequence ATGAACGACGGGACCTTCATCACGGAACTGCCCTGGCTCTATGCCGGCCTCGGCGCCTATGCGCTCGCGACCCTGCTCAGCTTCCGGGCGCTGGCGCGCAGCGGCCCCGCCGGCGCGGCCCTGACCCGCACCCACGAACCCTTCGTGCTCAGTCTGTCCACCGCCGGCGTGCTCCTGCTCGCCATTGCGCTGGCCGAGCGCTGGGTGCGCATCGGCCACGGACCCTTCGTGAATCTGTTCGAACTGCTGATCAGCCAGCTGTTCAGCCTGGGCCTGGTCTACACCATTGTGTACTGGCGTCTGCCGCTGCTGCGTCCCACCGCGGTCGTGGTGTTCCCGGCGATCTGGGTCCTCGGGGTATGGGTGCTGCTGCTGGATCCGGCGGGCGCGCCCTATCCGCCGACCTATCACAACAAGTGGCTGTGGGCCCACGTCGGTTTCGGCAAATTCTTCCTCGCCTTCTGCCTGGTCGGCAGTGGTCTCGCCGGCATCATCCTGCTGCGCGGGGTGCGCCGGCTCGCGCCGCTGTTCCGCCACATGCCGGCCGATAGCATCCTCGATACCGTGGCGTGGCGCTTTATGTTGCTGGCGCTGGTGTTCGACAGCCTGATGCTGATCGCGGGCGCCGTGTGGGCGCAGGACGCCTGGGGGCGTTACTGGGCCTGGGACGCGCTGGAGACCTCGGCCTTTCTCAACTGGCTGCTGCTCGGCGCCTCGATTCATGCACGGGCGACGTACCGTATCCCGATGCGCGTCACCTCGATGCTGATCCTTGTGATCTTCGTGTTCGCCTTCCTGACCTACTTCGGCACGCCCTTCTACAGCGAGGCGGCGCACAAGGGCGTGATATGA
- a CDS encoding tetratricopeptide repeat protein, giving the protein MSRHSHESAVSSLSLVLVGVLASALVMMATQPDLARLSASASAASGWIEFGARARQAALRDPRLATIDLRFQQGVVMLHARRYDEAVTAFHEVLKLSPRLVDAQVNMGYALLGLQRNEAARDFFLTAIDLRPYQGNAYWGLATALENLGDIPGALGAMRTYIHLAPADDPYVRRARAALWEWDAQIARGPLPEAEAEWMRRRGEEWDARNRPDVDAPAAPARQGIPVRDLE; this is encoded by the coding sequence ATGAGCCGCCACAGCCACGAATCCGCGGTCTCGTCGCTGTCGCTGGTGCTGGTCGGCGTGCTGGCCTCCGCGCTCGTCATGATGGCGACGCAACCGGATCTGGCCCGTCTCAGCGCCTCGGCCTCCGCCGCGAGCGGCTGGATCGAATTCGGCGCGCGGGCCCGGCAGGCGGCGCTGCGCGATCCGCGCCTCGCCACGATCGACCTGCGCTTCCAGCAGGGTGTCGTGATGCTGCACGCCCGGCGCTACGACGAGGCGGTGACCGCCTTCCACGAGGTGCTCAAGCTCTCGCCCCGCTTGGTGGACGCGCAGGTCAACATGGGTTACGCGCTGCTTGGCCTGCAGCGTAACGAGGCGGCTCGCGACTTCTTTCTGACCGCGATCGACCTGCGGCCCTACCAGGGCAACGCCTACTGGGGCCTTGCAACCGCGCTGGAGAATCTCGGCGACATTCCGGGCGCGCTCGGCGCGATGCGCACCTATATTCATCTCGCCCCGGCGGACGATCCCTATGTGCGGCGCGCGCGTGCGGCCTTGTGGGAATGGGACGCACAGATCGCGCGCGGGCCCTTGCCCGAGGCGGAGGCCGAGTGGATGCGCCGGCGCGGGGAGGAATGGGACGCGCGCAATCGTCCCGATGTCGACGCCCCGGCCGCGCCCGCGCGTCAGGGCATCCCGGTCCGGGACCTCGAGTAA
- a CDS encoding thiol:disulfide interchange protein DsbA/DsbL: MGVIGRWGVGILFLLAACAAGHADDDSHGIRAGTNYKEITTPQPTAAPAGKVEVIEFLWYDCQTCYVMQPLLERWLAENRDRVAYSRVPAVTGDNMIYFARVFYAANTLGVLDQATPALFAAIHRYARPLDTDEKLVEFFGDLGIERARFLSVFRNSGTMAKVREAQVMNRRYDVQGAPTLVIGGRYRIDPTMVASPEAMIEELDFLVQRQLKGDK, translated from the coding sequence ATGGGTGTGATCGGACGATGGGGCGTCGGGATCCTGTTCCTGCTGGCGGCATGCGCCGCGGGTCATGCCGACGATGACAGCCATGGCATCCGTGCCGGGACCAACTACAAGGAAATCACCACGCCGCAGCCGACGGCGGCGCCGGCCGGCAAGGTCGAGGTGATCGAGTTCCTGTGGTACGACTGCCAGACCTGTTACGTGATGCAGCCTCTGCTCGAGCGCTGGCTGGCGGAGAACCGTGATCGCGTGGCATACAGCCGCGTGCCCGCGGTGACCGGGGACAACATGATCTATTTCGCGCGCGTGTTCTACGCCGCCAACACCCTAGGCGTGCTGGACCAGGCCACCCCGGCGCTGTTCGCCGCCATCCACCGCTATGCCCGCCCGCTCGATACTGACGAAAAGCTGGTCGAGTTCTTCGGCGACCTCGGCATCGAGCGCGCCCGCTTCCTCAGCGTGTTCCGCAACAGCGGCACGATGGCCAAGGTGCGCGAGGCGCAGGTGATGAACCGGCGCTACGATGTGCAGGGCGCGCCGACACTGGTCATCGGCGGCAGGTACCGCATCGATCCCACCATGGTGGCGAGTCCGGAGGCGATGATCGAGGAACTCGACTTCCTCGTTCAGCGGCAACTGAAGGGCGATAAATAA